The following coding sequences lie in one Chanos chanos chromosome 4, fChaCha1.1, whole genome shotgun sequence genomic window:
- the smim8 gene encoding small integral membrane protein 8 produces the protein MSPSETGGKGTPIEQNFKTPGLRGAKTTTLFRAVNPELFIKPNKPVMAFGLVTISLCVGYLGYLHATKENNQEFYEAIDSEGERYMRRKTSKWD, from the exons ATGTCACCGTCAGAAACTGGTGGCAAAGGGACGCCTATTGAACAAAACTTTAAGACTCCGGGGTTGAGAggggccaaaacaacaacactgttcCGTGCTGTCAACCCTGAACTCTTCATTAAGCCT AATAAACCGGTCATGGCTTTTGGACTTGTGACAATTTCCCTGTGTGTTGGATACCTTGGCTATCTTCATGCGACCAAGGAGAACAATCAAGAGTTTTATGAAGCCATTGACAGCGAAGGCGAGAGGTACATGAGGAGAAAAACTTCAAAATGGGACTAA